A genome region from Blastocatellia bacterium includes the following:
- a CDS encoding DNA repair exonuclease gives MAATFRFLQFSDVHLDSRLTGSRLAWPKEKREQRIREIAEAARKACHLARERDVEALLLPGDLWDDETISAETIAQLIDAFAALDPIPVFIAPGNHDFYSPTSPYNGDVLRARGLPTWPKNVHIFRSSEFETIRHPARSEVTITGRAFLENVRLEERLLRNPIPRPPARVSVLLFHGSWIEYAGRDRFEEDKLFTAPFSRGELLAQGFSYAALGHYHHYAEIRDDDGRVRAAYAGCLAGRYLSEAGPHFALLGEIDERG, from the coding sequence ATGGCCGCGACGTTTCGCTTCTTGCAGTTCTCCGACGTCCATCTGGACTCTCGACTGACGGGATCGCGCTTGGCCTGGCCCAAGGAGAAACGCGAGCAACGGATTCGAGAGATCGCCGAGGCCGCGCGCAAGGCTTGTCATCTCGCCCGCGAGCGTGATGTCGAAGCGCTCCTTCTCCCCGGCGATCTCTGGGACGATGAGACGATCTCGGCCGAGACCATCGCGCAGTTGATCGACGCCTTCGCCGCGCTCGATCCCATCCCCGTCTTCATCGCTCCCGGCAATCACGACTTCTACTCGCCGACCTCGCCGTATAACGGCGATGTCCTGCGCGCCCGCGGCTTGCCCACATGGCCGAAGAACGTCCACATTTTTCGGTCCTCTGAGTTCGAGACCATCCGCCATCCGGCGCGCTCCGAAGTCACCATCACCGGACGCGCGTTCTTGGAGAACGTTCGTCTCGAGGAGCGGCTTTTGCGGAATCCGATCCCGCGCCCCCCGGCGCGGGTGAGCGTGCTCCTCTTTCACGGTTCGTGGATCGAATATGCGGGGAGAGATCGCTTCGAGGAGGACAAATTGTTCACCGCCCCGTTCTCCCGCGGGGAATTGCTCGCGCAAGGATTCTCCTACGCGGCGCTCGGTCATTACCACCACTATGCGGAGATCAGAGACGATGACGGGCGCGTGCGCGCTGCTTATGCCGGATGTCTGGCCGGTCGCTATCTCTCCGAAGCAGGTCCCCACTTCGCTCTCCTCGGAGAGATAGACGAGCGCGGC
- a CDS encoding sigma-54 dependent transcriptional regulator, whose translation MGRKGTILVIDDEEVMRDVLESLLSAEGYRVDVARTGEEGLEKFRERPYDLVLLDVSMPGMGGIATLQELLRVDPEAVVVIITAYATFETAMAAWQLGAFNCIRKPFQNDQILQIVEAGIRRRRKDEERRILSQTLRQGSALRQIIARSPKMRKVLDLVAQVAPTRSTVLIQGESGTGKELIARAIHFMSPRAETGQFVAVNCSNVSPELLESDLFGHVKGAFTGAIAAKKGRFEIADGGSIFLDEIGNISLDIQAKLLRVIQEREFTPVGDTTTRRVDVRIIAATNIDLKKAVSEGRFREDLFYRLNVITIHLPPLRERKEDILPLTQHFIRKFNAENNRNISTDLDPEVLRVLEEYPWPGNVRELENVIERAVIIARGDRITLDCLPDEILDPRAAEDFLHRLKTEDLVRDIPIAQGISFYDEVAKFEIRLIRRALELTGGNQSRAARLLGMNPTTLNSKIKAYNLNVK comes from the coding sequence ATGGGGCGCAAGGGCACGATCCTGGTCATTGACGATGAGGAGGTCATGCGCGATGTTCTGGAGAGCCTCCTCTCGGCCGAGGGGTATCGGGTGGACGTCGCGCGCACGGGCGAAGAGGGATTAGAGAAGTTCCGCGAGCGCCCATATGATCTCGTCCTTTTGGACGTCTCCATGCCCGGCATGGGGGGCATCGCGACCCTGCAGGAGCTTTTGCGCGTGGATCCGGAAGCTGTCGTCGTCATCATCACCGCCTATGCGACGTTCGAGACGGCAATGGCCGCCTGGCAATTGGGAGCGTTCAATTGCATCCGCAAGCCGTTCCAGAACGATCAGATCCTGCAGATTGTCGAGGCCGGCATCCGTCGTCGGCGTAAGGACGAAGAACGCCGCATCTTGAGCCAGACGCTGCGTCAAGGTTCAGCGCTGCGTCAGATCATCGCCCGCAGTCCGAAGATGCGCAAGGTGCTCGATCTCGTCGCGCAAGTGGCCCCCACCCGTTCGACCGTCCTCATCCAGGGGGAATCGGGAACGGGCAAGGAGCTGATCGCGCGCGCCATTCACTTCATGAGCCCGCGCGCGGAGACCGGGCAATTCGTCGCCGTCAATTGCAGCAACGTCTCCCCGGAGCTTCTGGAGAGCGATCTCTTCGGCCATGTCAAAGGCGCCTTCACCGGCGCCATTGCCGCCAAGAAAGGGCGCTTCGAGATCGCCGACGGCGGCAGCATCTTCCTGGATGAGATCGGCAACATCAGCCTCGACATTCAGGCCAAGCTCTTGCGCGTCATCCAAGAACGGGAATTCACCCCCGTCGGCGATACGACGACGCGGCGGGTGGACGTGCGGATCATCGCGGCGACCAACATTGATCTCAAAAAGGCCGTGAGCGAAGGTCGCTTCCGCGAGGACCTCTTCTATCGCCTCAACGTCATCACGATCCATCTGCCGCCGCTGCGCGAGCGGAAGGAGGACATCCTGCCGCTCACCCAGCACTTCATCCGGAAATTCAACGCCGAGAACAATCGGAACATCTCGACCGACCTGGATCCGGAGGTGCTGCGCGTGCTGGAAGAATACCCGTGGCCAGGCAATGTGCGGGAGTTAGAGAATGTGATCGAGCGCGCCGTCATCATCGCCCGCGGCGATCGGATCACGCTCGACTGCTTGCCCGATGAGATCCTCGATCCTCGCGCCGCCGAGGATTTCCTCCATCGCCTGAAGACGGAGGATCTCGTGCGCGACATTCCGATCGCGCAAGGCATCTCCTTCTACGACGAGGTCGCCAAGTTCGAGATCCGCCTCATTCGGCGCGCCCTGGAGCTCACCGGCGGCAATCAGAGCCGCGCCGCGCGCTTGCTCGGCATGAATCCGACGACGCTCAACAGCAAGATCAAGGCCTACAATCTCAACGTGAAGTGA